The Planococcus liqunii genome includes a region encoding these proteins:
- a CDS encoding amidohydrolase, with amino-acid sequence MAEQLLDENLQDQMIRWRRDLHKHAESGFLEMRTASLAAAYLDSLGYGMSTAEEVMKAEARMGVPTQDILDAHYRWAEQNGANIDWLPKFKNGMTGIVATLKTNKPGPVLAYRFDMDALDIQEEMSAGHIPFEKGFTSLNEFKMHACGHDGHTSIGLGFAKTLMDNKEQLAGTIKLIFQPAEEGTRGAKSMVEAGVVDDVDFFIAMHLGIGVPSGEFVAGNSGFLATTKMDIAFKGTAAHAGGKPEEGRNALMAASSAVLGLYGIPRHSAGASRVNVGVLNAGTGRNIIPSLAELKVETRGETSEINDYIRSQALNVLEGAAKMYGVEVKVEIVGEAKSSMPSKELVETLARAAEKSPLMKKTVEWSTDSAGSEDATYYMERVKELGGLATYCIVGSDLAAGHHNERFDFDEDSMLAAVDVLYQSAVKISNS; translated from the coding sequence ATGGCAGAGCAATTATTGGATGAAAATTTGCAGGATCAGATGATTCGCTGGCGCCGCGATTTGCACAAACATGCCGAATCGGGATTCTTGGAAATGCGGACAGCTTCTCTTGCCGCAGCATATTTAGACTCACTTGGCTATGGCATGAGCACTGCGGAAGAAGTTATGAAAGCAGAAGCGCGCATGGGTGTGCCGACACAAGATATTTTGGATGCGCATTACAGGTGGGCTGAACAAAATGGTGCCAATATCGACTGGCTGCCGAAATTCAAAAATGGCATGACAGGAATTGTTGCGACGTTAAAGACCAACAAACCAGGTCCCGTTCTTGCTTACCGTTTTGATATGGATGCGCTTGATATCCAGGAAGAAATGTCTGCCGGCCACATTCCGTTTGAAAAAGGTTTCACTTCGTTGAACGAGTTTAAGATGCATGCCTGCGGACACGATGGCCATACTTCCATTGGTCTTGGATTTGCGAAAACCCTAATGGACAATAAAGAACAGCTAGCCGGAACGATTAAACTGATTTTTCAGCCGGCTGAAGAAGGGACGCGCGGAGCCAAGTCAATGGTGGAAGCGGGAGTTGTAGATGACGTCGATTTCTTTATCGCCATGCACTTGGGCATCGGAGTGCCATCCGGTGAGTTTGTAGCCGGGAATTCAGGGTTTTTAGCAACGACTAAAATGGATATCGCCTTTAAAGGAACAGCGGCCCATGCCGGCGGAAAGCCGGAAGAAGGACGCAATGCGTTAATGGCAGCATCCTCAGCGGTACTCGGCTTATACGGAATCCCGCGGCATTCGGCAGGCGCATCACGGGTAAATGTCGGTGTTCTGAATGCCGGAACCGGCCGCAACATCATTCCCTCTCTAGCGGAACTGAAAGTGGAAACACGCGGAGAAACGTCGGAAATCAATGACTACATCCGTTCTCAAGCCCTCAATGTTTTAGAAGGTGCTGCAAAAATGTACGGAGTGGAAGTCAAAGTGGAGATTGTTGGCGAAGCGAAAAGCAGTATGCCCAGCAAAGAATTGGTGGAAACTTTAGCAAGGGCTGCGGAAAAGTCGCCGCTGATGAAGAAAACAGTCGAATGGTCGACGGATTCGGCAGGCTCTGAAGACGCGACTTATTACATGGAACGCGTAAAAGAGCTCGGCGGGCTTGCGACTTACTGCATCGTCGGCAGCGATTTAGCGGCCGGGCACCATAATGAACGTTTCGATTTTGATGAAGATTCAATGCTCGCAGCGGTTGATGTACTGTACCAGTCGGCCGTAAAAATAAGCAATTCATAA
- a CDS encoding AbgT family transporter: MKQPKQNVEKRGFFIRFLNVVEKLGNKLPDPFMIFVYLAVAVMIASFIFSMFNASVVHPGTGETLAIQNLLSWAGLQYIITSMLENFTGFAPLGTVLAIMLGIGLAEKVGLLEIAIRKTILKAPPALVTYAIAFVGIMGNIASDAAQILIPPLAAMVFYKIGRHPLAGLAVGFASAGAGFTANLLIVGTDALLSGISTEAAAILDPSVIVTPADNWYFNMISVFVLTIVAALITEKIIEPKLGKYEGDMVIDVDAEEHPKANKGLRNAGLAALAYLAVLALLIFLPGSSLRNEEGGLIPSPFLTGIVPIIFGLFIVLGVAYGKTVGAIKSSRDAVGFMSESIKDMSGFIVLIFAASQFIAYFTWTNIGTWVAVNGAELLTQINFTGIYLIVGYILFTAMLNFLISSGSAKWALEAPVFIPLFMQLGYHPGFTQMAYRIGDSSTNIVTPLNPYFIVVLSFMREYDKKAGMGTLISLMIPYTLSFLAVWIIMFLIFFFAELQFGPGITPYL; encoded by the coding sequence ATGAAACAGCCAAAACAGAACGTGGAGAAGCGGGGATTTTTTATACGCTTTTTGAACGTCGTCGAGAAATTAGGGAATAAGCTGCCCGATCCCTTTATGATTTTTGTGTACTTAGCAGTCGCCGTTATGATTGCTTCCTTTATTTTCAGTATGTTCAATGCTTCGGTCGTTCATCCAGGCACTGGAGAGACGCTGGCAATCCAAAATTTGCTGTCGTGGGCCGGGCTGCAATACATCATAACTTCCATGCTTGAAAACTTTACAGGCTTTGCACCGCTTGGAACGGTACTCGCAATTATGCTAGGTATCGGCTTGGCCGAAAAAGTCGGATTATTGGAAATTGCCATTCGCAAAACTATTTTAAAAGCACCGCCTGCGCTTGTTACATACGCCATTGCTTTTGTCGGAATCATGGGGAATATCGCATCGGATGCTGCCCAGATTTTGATTCCGCCGCTCGCGGCAATGGTATTCTATAAAATTGGACGCCATCCGCTCGCGGGTCTTGCAGTAGGTTTCGCAAGTGCCGGCGCCGGGTTTACGGCAAACTTGCTGATTGTTGGAACAGACGCTTTGCTTTCGGGAATTTCAACGGAAGCTGCTGCAATCCTTGATCCTTCTGTTATTGTCACACCGGCTGACAACTGGTATTTCAATATGATTTCTGTTTTTGTTCTAACCATAGTTGCTGCACTCATCACAGAAAAAATCATCGAGCCTAAATTAGGAAAATATGAAGGCGATATGGTCATTGACGTGGATGCAGAAGAGCATCCAAAAGCCAATAAGGGCCTGCGCAACGCCGGCCTTGCAGCATTGGCTTATCTGGCGGTGCTTGCATTGCTTATCTTCCTGCCGGGTTCATCGCTTCGGAATGAAGAAGGCGGCTTGATTCCTTCGCCGTTCTTGACAGGAATCGTACCTATTATTTTCGGTCTTTTCATTGTACTCGGCGTAGCTTACGGAAAAACCGTCGGAGCTATCAAAAGTTCAAGAGATGCTGTCGGATTTATGAGTGAGTCTATCAAAGATATGTCTGGATTTATCGTTCTGATTTTTGCTGCATCGCAATTTATCGCTTATTTTACATGGACCAATATCGGAACTTGGGTAGCGGTCAACGGTGCTGAATTATTGACGCAAATCAACTTTACAGGAATCTACCTGATCGTCGGCTACATTCTCTTTACCGCAATGCTGAACTTCCTGATTTCTTCCGGTTCTGCGAAATGGGCACTGGAAGCACCGGTGTTTATACCGCTGTTTATGCAGCTCGGTTATCATCCGGGATTCACACAAATGGCTTATCGGATCGGGGATTCCTCGACCAATATCGTGACGCCGTTAAATCCCTATTTTATTGTCGTGCTTTCTTTCATGCGCGAATACGATAAAAAAGCAGGAATGGGAACGTTGATTTCCTTAATGATTCCCTATACATTGTCTTTCCTGGCCGTCTGGATCATTATGTTCCTGATCTTCTTCTTTGCGGAACTTCAGTTTGGACCGGGAATCACCCCTTATCTATAA
- a CDS encoding M20 metallopeptidase family protein: MTITERVKEIRRDLHRNPELGGEEWETSKRIQAELEKAGIPFKTGFAKTGVLGIIEGSGSGGTVALRADIDALPIIEKTNVEFKSTVAGKMHACGHDAHTSMLLGTGFKLQEMKDQLPGRVLLVFQPNEESTPIGGARPMMEDGVFDEYKPDVIFGQHVWPDLPVGKIGVRDKEMMAASDRLSFTITGAAGHASMPHQGKDAIVVTAEFISSLQSIVSRNMNPLESAVITIGTINGGYRYNVIADHVELTGTVRTYSKQAKSTIKRRIENLVKGFEIAYEVKIAYDYIEGYDATVNTPEWAELVRDTAVGSFGEEALPTVDPSMAGEDFSRFLAQYPGAFYWLGCAKEGEEIPKPLHDPEFYFNEDAIEIGVDTMVKVTVKALEKLKELR, encoded by the coding sequence ATGACGATTACTGAACGTGTGAAAGAGATTCGGAGAGATTTGCACCGGAATCCGGAACTTGGCGGCGAGGAATGGGAAACTTCTAAACGCATTCAGGCCGAATTGGAGAAAGCCGGCATTCCTTTCAAAACAGGCTTTGCCAAAACAGGCGTCCTTGGAATAATTGAGGGAAGTGGAAGCGGAGGGACTGTCGCTTTGCGTGCAGATATTGACGCGCTTCCGATTATCGAAAAAACGAATGTCGAATTCAAATCGACAGTTGCAGGAAAAATGCATGCGTGCGGACACGATGCGCATACATCCATGCTGCTTGGTACAGGATTCAAGCTGCAGGAAATGAAGGATCAATTGCCGGGGCGTGTCCTTCTTGTGTTCCAGCCGAATGAAGAATCCACGCCAATCGGCGGCGCAAGGCCGATGATGGAAGACGGTGTTTTTGATGAATACAAACCGGATGTCATTTTTGGGCAGCATGTATGGCCCGACTTGCCAGTAGGGAAAATCGGGGTTCGCGATAAAGAGATGATGGCGGCATCCGATAGGCTATCGTTTACAATTACCGGCGCAGCAGGGCATGCCAGTATGCCGCATCAAGGAAAAGATGCGATTGTCGTCACTGCGGAATTTATTTCTTCGCTTCAGTCGATTGTCAGCCGCAACATGAACCCATTGGAGTCAGCTGTTATTACGATTGGCACGATTAATGGCGGATACCGCTACAACGTAATTGCCGACCATGTAGAACTGACTGGAACGGTTCGGACTTACAGTAAACAAGCAAAGTCGACCATTAAACGGAGAATTGAAAATCTGGTCAAAGGATTTGAAATTGCATACGAAGTCAAAATTGCTTACGACTATATTGAAGGCTATGATGCCACCGTCAATACACCGGAATGGGCAGAGTTAGTCCGGGATACTGCAGTTGGTTCGTTTGGTGAAGAAGCATTGCCAACAGTAGATCCATCCATGGCAGGAGAAGATTTTTCGCGGTTTTTAGCTCAGTATCCCGGTGCATTTTATTGGCTGGGATGTGCCAAAGAAGGAGAAGAAATTCCGAAACCGCTCCATGATCCGGAATTTTATTTTAATGAAGATGCAATTGAAATCGGCGTCGATACAATGGTAAAAGTTACGGTCAAAGCTTTGGAAAAATTGAAGGAATTACGTTAA
- a CDS encoding TerD family protein, which produces MSTINLTKGQKIDLTKTNPGLTKVLVGLGWDTNKYSGGGDFDLDASVFLVAENGKSRSPEDFIFYNNLSGGNGSVVHAGDNLTGEGDGDDEQVLVDLPNVPADVHKVVFTVTIHEGESRGQNFGQVSNAFIRVLNESTNEEILRYDLGEDFSIETALVVGELYRHVGQWKFNAIGSGYQGGLAALVSDFGLS; this is translated from the coding sequence ATGTCTACAATTAACTTAACAAAAGGCCAGAAAATCGATTTAACAAAAACCAATCCGGGATTGACAAAAGTGCTTGTCGGCCTTGGCTGGGATACGAACAAATACAGCGGAGGCGGAGATTTCGACTTGGATGCATCTGTATTCTTAGTTGCGGAAAACGGAAAATCCCGCAGTCCGGAAGATTTCATCTTCTACAACAACCTGTCAGGCGGCAACGGTTCCGTTGTGCATGCTGGAGATAACTTGACCGGCGAAGGCGATGGAGACGACGAGCAAGTGCTGGTTGATTTGCCGAATGTTCCTGCAGATGTCCATAAAGTGGTCTTCACGGTAACGATCCACGAAGGCGAAAGCCGCGGCCAAAACTTCGGCCAGGTATCCAATGCCTTTATCCGTGTATTGAACGAAAGCACCAACGAAGAAATTCTGCGCTACGATTTAGGCGAAGATTTTTCGATTGAAACTGCGCTTGTCGTCGGCGAATTATACCGCCATGTAGGCCAATGGAAATTCAACGCCATCGGAAGCGGCTACCAAGGCGGCCTGGCAGCCCTTGTCAGCGACTTTGGTTTGAGCTGA
- a CDS encoding toxic anion resistance protein, whose translation MSTLPNQIEQQELVMQDENNLKVQLKKDPEVLALASKINPKNQIELLEFGREPANEISAFTGKVLNSVQANSMEESSELLKQLGKIMDKFDKKDFVEKKGFLNKIFNKGNKVIEQLFNKYQTMGTEIDKVYVEITKYETEMKKSTSTLEELYDQNFNYFMELEKYIAAGDIKVQELKAQEPEVRKRAESGNQMALMELNSLQNAIELLEQRVYDLEMAKQVSYQSAPQIRMLQRGNTKLIGKINSAFVTTIPIFKTGLINAIAAKRQNLVAEGMNELDRRTNEMLLNNANDISRQSVDIARMSGQPSIKIETIEQTWETIMQGMNDTREIEAENRKMREQGRLRIEELQKKYEDTQRKAN comes from the coding sequence ATGAGCACATTGCCAAATCAAATCGAGCAGCAAGAGCTGGTCATGCAAGATGAAAACAACTTGAAAGTCCAGTTGAAAAAAGACCCTGAAGTGCTGGCACTGGCTTCAAAAATAAACCCCAAAAACCAGATTGAATTGCTGGAATTCGGGCGTGAACCCGCAAATGAAATCTCCGCTTTCACCGGCAAAGTCTTGAATTCGGTCCAGGCCAACAGCATGGAAGAATCAAGTGAACTTTTAAAGCAGCTCGGCAAAATCATGGACAAATTCGATAAAAAAGATTTTGTTGAAAAGAAAGGCTTCCTCAACAAAATCTTTAATAAAGGCAATAAAGTGATTGAACAATTGTTCAATAAGTATCAGACAATGGGTACGGAAATCGACAAAGTCTACGTCGAAATTACAAAATACGAAACTGAAATGAAAAAGTCGACATCGACTTTGGAAGAGCTGTACGACCAGAACTTCAATTATTTTATGGAACTGGAAAAGTACATCGCCGCTGGAGACATCAAAGTGCAGGAACTGAAAGCCCAGGAGCCGGAAGTGCGCAAACGGGCGGAATCCGGCAACCAGATGGCTTTGATGGAATTGAATTCCCTGCAAAACGCCATCGAATTGTTGGAACAGCGCGTCTATGATTTGGAAATGGCGAAGCAGGTTTCCTACCAGTCGGCTCCGCAAATCCGTATGCTGCAGCGCGGGAACACGAAGCTGATCGGAAAGATCAATTCTGCGTTTGTCACAACGATTCCAATCTTTAAGACCGGCTTGATTAATGCCATTGCGGCCAAACGCCAAAACTTGGTGGCAGAAGGCATGAATGAACTGGACCGCCGCACCAATGAAATGCTGCTGAATAACGCAAATGATATTTCGCGCCAAAGCGTGGATATTGCCCGCATGTCCGGACAACCTAGCATCAAGATCGAAACCATTGAACAGACTTGGGAAACGATTATGCAAGGCATGAACGACACACGTGAAATCGAAGCGGAAAACCGCAAGATGCGTGAGCAAGGGCGTTTGCGCATTGAGGAATTGCAGAAGAAATACGAAGACACCCAACGAAAAGCGAATTAA